A portion of the Rhizoctonia solani chromosome 6, complete sequence genome contains these proteins:
- a CDS encoding Fungal specific transcription factor domain has product MAKPLPPPDDSYIKYLEARTRLVEMHLKKLLLGVNTKRDIDHLLDQEPAESSREREPVIELGRNKTEHDTSSLQASPLSSPALTELIQRMRLLGTDSCSEGQGLIDSNTLWADSAFTKSYERIFHGHSSTHVLSRDAAAFRQEHSIGDLKNSSSIGTAWSLPESWRTDRAITQHHEHTLSDRMMEHLLGELPPVDLMPVLLDAYFDNTFFPVIHRPLFVKQLGEGVHRREPSFLRLVFLVCANGARWCDDPRVLDERWPVPLSAGHRWFRQLDLWPRSILSLSRLTLWDAQSTVLTALYLCGSSATYGTWHVVGTGIRMMQDIGSHRMQSPQTLETELHKRCFWSMLLIDRYYGAHFGRCTAMFDWDSDLDNVSEIDDDLWSLEPGASPPAQPYSTSPKLSIFNQAIGLIRLYGRCLQTVYTPNRTKRMIGLGGPQGSSWAFNDINIRLKEWVRGLPSHLQLPHAQHYNNSSFFASLITLWAIYYELVVSANRSFITMSSSVALPALKICREAAREFASMAVAYSNTPGSRLVIGMTHPAFSSAMILIMDLMPELGQFNAMN; this is encoded by the exons ATGGCAAAACCTCTACCACCTCCAGATGATTC CTATATTAAGTATCTCGAAGCACGAACGAGGCTGGTTGAGATGCACTTAAAGAAG CTACTATTGGGGGTTAATACCAAGAGGGACATTGACCATCTACTAGACCAGGAGCCGGCCGAGTCTTCTCGAGAAAGAGAACCAGTGATAGAGTTAGGTCGAAACAAAACAGAACACGATACATCGAGCTTGCAAGCTAGTCCTTTGAGCAGTCCAGCTTTGACTGAATTAATACAGCGGATGCGATTACTGGGAACTGATTCTTGTTCGGAAGGCCAGGGCTTGATTGATAGTAACACATTATGGGCCGATAGCGCGTTTACAAAATCTTACGAACGTATCTTTCATGGCCACTCTAGTACTCATGTTCTTTCTCGTGACGCTGCAGCGTTTCGTCAGGAACATAGTATCGGTGATTTGAAAAACTCATCAAGTATTGGTACAGCTTGGAGCCTGCCAGAGTCTTGGAGGACCGATCGCGCTATTACACAGCACCACGAACACACTCTCAGTGACAGGATGATGGAGCACCTGCTTGGAGAACTTCCGCCAGTGGACTTGATGCCCGTACTATTGGATGCCTACTTTGATAACACATTCTTTCCTGTTATTCACCGTCCCTTGTTCGTAAAGCAACTTGGAGAGGGTGTGCACAGACGCGAGCCGTCATTCCTTCGTCTTGTTTTTCTCGTATGCGCAAACGGGGCAAGATGGTGCGATGACCCTAGGGTCCTAGACGAAAGGTGGCCTGTGCCGTTAAGTGCGGGACATCGTTGGTTTAGACAGCTGGATCTATGGCCAAGGAGTATACTATCTTTGTCCAGGCTGACACTGTGGGATGCACAATCGACGGTG CTTACAGCGTTATACCTTTGTGGTTCCTCAGCGACATATGGAACGTGGCATGTAGTTGGAACTGGCATCCGAATGATGCAAGATATTGGCTCCCACCGAATGCAATCACCACAGACATTGGAAACCGAACTGCATAAGCGGTGTTTTTG GTCGATGCTGTTAATTGATCGGTATTACGG AGCTCACTTCGGGCGATGTACGGCAATGTTTGATTGGGA CTCCGACTTGGATAATGTCTCGGAAATTGATGATGATTTATGGTCATTAGAACCAGGGGCCTCTCCCCCAGCGCAGCCATACAGTACCTCTCCAAAACTGAGCATATTCAATCAAGCAATTGGGCTAATACGACTTTATGGGCGATGCCTCCAGACCGTG TACACGCCCAACCGAACAAAACGAATGATTGGGTTGGGCGGGCCGCAAGGCTCATCGTGGGCGTTCAATGATATCAACATCAGACTGAAAGAATGGGTCCGGGGTCTTCCATCTCATC TACAACTTCCTCATGCACAGCACTACAACAATTCGTCCTTTTTCGCAAGTCTCATCACGCTGTGGGCGATATACTATGAGCTGGTCGTTTCAGCAAATCGATCCTTTATTACCATGTCGTCGTCAGTAGCCCTGCCTGCTCTAAAGATATGCAGAGAAGCTGCACGGGAATTCGCTAGTATGGCCGTTGCTTATTCCAATACACCTGGCTCGCGCCTAGTCATTGGGATGACCCACCCAGCCTTCTCTAGTGCAATGATCCTGATTATGGACTTGATGCCGGAACTGGGTCAATTCAATGCGATGAATTGA